TATATTCAAAATCGTTAATTTTTAACGATATAGGCTTTGCTATGCTTATTTTTCAAAAAACTACTTTTAAAAAAGTCCTTGACCTATTACCGCATCACTTTTTAAAAAACATACTTGTAATGATTGATAAGTCAGGAGTAAAAGATTTTGCTCCGTGACTGGATTTGTAAATAGCCAGACCATTAATGGTTGTCCAAAACAGAATTGAGAGTTCCCGGGCATTATGGTGGTATATTGTCCCATCTTTTTGTCCCTGTTCAAATATGCGTGTCATGACATCATAGGGAACGGTATTATGCTCTTTAATGATTGTTCGTGCCTCATTTGGAGTGACATCTGATACGGTGGCCTGAGCAATCAGCAGATGATACAATGCCGTATCCTCATTGTCCGTTAGCCCCTTTAATAGCCCTTCAATAGCCATGATGATCTTTCCTTTAGGAGTAGCTTCGGTTTTTTCCAGTATGTAGCAGGCCTCGATTAGTTTTTTGAAGGCAGTTTTTATAAGTTCGGTATATATATCTTCTTTAGAGTTGTAATAATGATAAATCAATCCTTGGGACATAGCTGTTTCCTGGGCGATATCTGATATTTTTGTAGCTACTAGACCTCTTTTGGCAAACAACTTGAGGGCGCCGGAAAGTATCTTTTTTTTCCGCTCTTCTTTTTTCTCTTCATTAATTTGTTGGTTCCTTGACATAGCTCACCTGTTATTGATTGAATGTTTATTCAATGATAGGCGAGGAATTAAATTGTGTCAATGAAATAGATAATGTTCACGTAATCGATGAGTTAGCGGGAGGTTAAACAGCCATAGCTTTTTTGGTTCCGGGGTGTTTTTTATGGTAGAAATGATCATACTTTAGTAGAAATTTGCAAAAAAAAAGATGTCCGCTTCTTTCTTCCGGACTTTCGCCCGGGGTACTCAAAGTGGACATCAGCTAGCTGTCCTGTATTATATACAAGCTGACTTAATGGTCAATAGTTAATATTTCCATTCGGATTCTTATTTTTAAGCTACTTCAACGTCCTAAGAAATCCACTATGCCATTGATGAAGGTGAGCGGGTGTGGCGGGCAGCCTGGGACATAGAGATCGACTGGATGTTGCTCCAGGAACTTTCTGTTAACAGCCGGAGAGTCTGCAAATATTCCTCCGCTGATGGCACAGGAGCCAACGAGGATGACTATTTTGGGATCAGGAGTGGACATAAAAGTATCTTCCAGTGCTTTTACCATGTTCTCGCTGATCGGGCCGGTTATGACGATGCCGTCTGCATGGCGAGGCGAGGCCACGAACTCTATTCCGAACCTGCCCATATCGAAATTGACATTGCTGCAGGCATTCAACTCCATCTCACAGCCGTTACATCCGGCAGCGGAAACCTGTCGAAGCTTTAATGATCGTCCAAACAGCTTTTTTATTTTTTCGTTTACAGAGACGGCATTTTTGTAATAATCTTTTACAGTACTGGATTCTTTGATTGTGAGATAGTTTCTTGATGTTGTTGCAGTTTTAAAAAAGTTGGTGAACGATATTTTTTTTGATTGGCATTCTCTGGCGCAGTCACCGCAAAAATTACATTTCCCGAGGTCAATTGAGTACGGTGAGTCCGTGATTGCTTTTGTCGGACAGATATCCATGCATTTCGTACATTCGTTACAAGATTCGTCATTAATGACAGGGAATCCTCTATATTTTTCATGGATTTTTGCGGTTTTAAGGTCCGGGATAGCCTGGTTTCCTTGATGTAATCTGATCAGCAACGAATCTATCATTTGTTCACCTCTTGTTGTTTACAAATCATTGCCACAATATGACAGGTTAAAGCTTTTATTGCATAACGGGAAATCTGATATCCCATTATTTCTTACTGATAATGCCAGTCCGATCCAATTATTAAATGAAGGATCTTTTATTTTGTATCTGATGATGTCACCCTTTGTATCTGTTAAGGCAATATGAGTAACTTCACCCCGCCAGCCTTCGGTCATGGATATCACCATACTCTCAGGTTCGAGCTGCTGACCAGGTACTTTGAATACACTTTCATCTTGCATGGAATCAAGAAGTTCGTTTATAAGTTCAATTGATTTAAGAACTTCTAGATACCGTATATAGGTCCTGGCAAAAACATCTCCGCCGGTTAGGACCATTTTGTTAACCGGATGGTTTCTGTAGGCACCGGACGGATGATCTGTTCTTGTATCTATAGCGATACCACTGGCTCTCGCCGCCATTCCTGTCAGCCCGATTTTTTTTGCTTGTTTCGGAAGGACGATTCCTGTTTGTTCCAATCTTGAGAGTACTGAGGGCGCTGCGAACATTTTTTCGCTCATGAAGGTGATGTCTTCGTAGATTGTTGCCAAGGTGCTTCTGATTTGGCTGGCTAAAAAGCCGTCAATATCACTCGTAACACCTCCGGTCCGGACAAGTCCTCGTCCAAGCCTGTTTCCGCAGATAGCTTGCGTAGTATTAATGACCAACGTTCTCCTGGCACCATAAAAAGCGCTGCCTATCAAATAGGCGACGTCATTAGCAATCGCACCCAGGTCTCCGATATGCATTGCGATCCTTTCGAGTTCAAGTGCGATAGACCTGATAATCATTGCTCGTTTTGATATCGTTGTCCGGCTTAGTGTTTCGAGAGCATGGGCATAGGCTGATCCGTGCGCGATGACTGAGTCTCCGGCAATTGATTCTGCCAAATGTACCATGGAAGAGGGACTTTCTTTTATTATGAGGGCTTCTATTCCTCGATGTTGATAGCCAAGCTGGATTTCCAGATGATATATTTTTTCTCCGTGGCACATGAACCGGAAATGCCCTGGTTCAATAATACCGGCATGGACCGGGCCAACTGCAACTTCGTGAACTTCGTCGCCTGTCATCGTGAAAAAAGGAAAGTTTTCTATTGTCAGGTCCTTGTCGCAGCGATTGCCGGCATATCTGACAGGCTTGAGCCAGGGATGTTCTTCCGGTGTTATTCCGAATTCTTCAAATAACTCACGCTCAAAAATATGAAAGGACGGAACGGATTTTGTAATCGAAGTGCATTGTTTGCTTTTATCGTAATCAGCTGAGGTTATGTACAGGGTAGAGGTTTCGTCGTGGGCAAGGATGACGTAGAGGATAATACCCTTCTCTCTTTTTGTCCCAAAAAAAGATACTAATCGTTTGTTGTTGTCAGTGCATTGATCAACGATTTCTTTTCGTAACTCGGTGAGTGTCAATAACGGGATGCTTTTGAGTGATATTCCCGTACAATTATTTGTTTGAAACCAATTATTCATAACTCATTCTCCTCAGATAGCTGAAGCAGCATTTTTGATCATCTCATAAACAAATTCCGGCATGTACGTGCCCAGAATAACAAGGATAACGATGAATGCTATTTGGGGCAGATAATACAGTATCCCAAGCTTTGCGTCCGAGATTTCCTCATTTCCTTTGGCGTATAACATTTTCAATATTGAAGTTCCCATGCCATAAATAATGAAAATAAAAAGCAGCAGGACAACGATAACAATTGCAAGATATCCGTGTTCAATCATGGACCTTAGAATAAGGAACTCACTGAAGAAAGCCGGGAGAGGCGGTAGTCCGATAATTGCGCCGAAGCAGATGATCCAAAGCCATCCGGTCATCGTGTCTTTTTTCATGATAGCACTGATATTTTCGATTTTTTTAGAATTATACCGTTTCAGGATATTCCCTGAAGTTAAGAAGAACGCCGCTTTGGCAAATGAGTGAGCAATGAGTTGTAATAGTGCAGCGAAATAGCCAATCCCTCCGCTTCCGATCCCCAGCACAATGATGCCCATGTTTTCTATGGAAGAATAGGCGAGCATCCTCTTATAATTTTTAGCTTTCATAATAAATACTGCACTGATGAGTATTGATAACATTCCCATGATGAGAAGAAGGATTTGGGCAGTTTTAGCCATGTTCGCCAGTTCCATTATTTTAAATACCCTTAGAATTGCCAGGAACGATGTGTTAAGCAGAGCTCCGGATAATAATGCTGATACTGGTGAGGGTGCTTCTGAATGGGCGTCAGGCAGCCATGCATGGACTGGAGCCAGTCCCATTTTTGTTCCAAAGCCCATAAGTGTAAAAACAAAAGCCAGTTTCAACCAAAAAGGAATGAATTGTGATGCATTAGCGTAGAGATCACTGAAGAACAGCGAGTTCGTGTTGCCTGCTGCAAACGAAATAAGAATGATCCCGACATAACTTATCGCGATACCTATAGAGCATATGAAAATGTATTTCCAGGCGGCTTCAAGTGCAGATTTGTTTTTGTTGAAATATATTAAATATGAACTTGTTAGCGTTGTGGCTTCTATAAATACCCATAGCAAGCCAAGATGTGTACTGAGTAGTGCTCCGGTCATCGAAGTAACAAACAACAGCAAGAATATGAAGTAGATTGTGTGGTCTTTGGGGGATAATTTTGAGGCGTCGATGTAACTCAACGAATAGAGAGAAACCCCCAGATAGAGGATAGCCAAAAGAGTCAGGAACAGAAGATTGAGGGCATCAACTGCAAAGTAGACGGTGAATTGCGCCGGCTTTGTAATGAAGGAGAAAGTAATTAACAGGTAGATTATTGAGTAGCAAACTGAAACTGCCGAATTGAATTTTTTATGCTTAAAAGCGTACATTAGTATGCTTAGTGCGACTGGCAGTAATAACAATAATTCGATCATGGCTTAGTCCTTTAAGTTTGTTAATGAATCTATGTTAATTCTTTCGAAGGTTGAGTGTATCCTTGTAATGAAGAGGCCCAGGAGAAATATTGCAACAAATATGTCAAGTAATACACCTAAATTGACGATAAAAGACATCTCTTTAAGAATAGAGAGCGATAAAAGAAATATTCCGTTTTCTATAACCATATAGGCAATAACATGGGTGATTATTTTTCTTCTGGTCATAATGATGAGAAATCCGGTAATTATTGTTGAAACTGAGATGCCGAAGTAGAGCGCTTTATCAATATTCTGGGCAAACTCCAGTGACCAGAAGGAAATGAAGAACCCGAATAACAGTATTATACTGGTTATTGCCATCAGGAAAAAATGAGGGATACGCGGGTCCCGTTCTCTGGCAATATCATTTCTGCGTAGAATATAGAATAAAAATAAAGGGATAATTATCGATTTGAATCCTAGTGTTTCTATATAAAGAAATATGAGATTAGGTCCGGTAATGTGTCCTGAATCAAAGAAAACAAGCAGAAAAAGTAAGAACCCTTGTATGGCCAGTGTTTTAATATAGGCATCGATCCTGCTCGTTGATGAGAGGTAAAGTGTCGTTATTGCGAAAAGTACGATGACAAAGTTATTCATTTTGCTCCTCCATAGATAAAAAGTAAGGTAGCTGAGAGCATAATTAATGATACTGAGATTGAAATGAAGATGAACTGCGGTACGTGGGTCATGCGTAATCTAGCCACTAATGATTCTATAGTTCCGATAACGATCGAAATTGCGGATATGATCACGAGCAATAGCAGCGAAGAATAAATAATACCTATCCTTTCCGGCAAAAGAAGATTTGCTATAAGAATGGCAAAAATTGTCATTTTTATAGCTGCACCATGACAAATAAAGGCCAGGTCCGGCCCTGAATTATCGAGGACCATAACTTCGTGGATCATCGTAAGCTCTAAGTGCGTATTGGGATCATCGACCGGTACTCTCGATCCTTCCACAAGCAGAATAATGAAGAAAGTGACGGCACTTAATACGGTTATCAGATAGACGAAAGTGTTTGATTTTTGCAGGAACAGGAAGATATCATTGAATGAGTAGTTTCCTGTCAGAGCAACAAAAGAAGCGATAACAATAAAAAAGGCCGGCTCTGCAATAGTTGAGAATGTAACTTCGCGACTTGCGCCTATTCCTTCGAAGCTGCTGCCTGTATCCATAGCTCCGATTAACGCAAAAAACTTTCCAAAGGCCAATATATATGCGAACAAAATAAAGTTTAATTTAAAATCCAGAACTGATTTATGGCTTATAATTGGGATGAGAAGTCCGGCGAATATAATGGATGCGTAGGTGATTACCGGATAAACCTTGAATATATAGGAGGACGTTGTACTTATGACCTCACCTTTGTTGATTAGTTTTATAAAGTCATAGATTGGTTGTATGACAGGCGCCCCGCGCCTTCCAGCCCAAAAAGCTTTTGTTCTGTTAATAATACCAATAAATAGAAACGGAACTATGAGTAGAAATAGTATGTTGAGTATTGCTAAAAGCATTGATCGTTCCTTTCTAGTTGAGCTTAATTCGCCAGCATTATCCATAACAGGGTTGCTACTAATGAGGTCAGTCCATAAAAAATATACAACTGGGTATCGCCGCTTTGTACCCAGGAAAACAAGTGCAGCAAAGATTTTATTCCCTTAAAGGCTGGTTTGAGTAAGTATATTTCGACAACATCATGATTGTGGGTTTTCAGCGAAGCTTCTTGAGGGAAGAAACCTTCTATTCGCGTGAGTTCTACCTCATTATGGACAAGTGGTTTGGTAAGTGAGAGAAATGGGTCTGCGTATGATGAAGACGTGTATTGCATCCGGTTATTCCCAGCCTGGTATCCACAATCCCATGTTTTGTACTGGTAAACCGATCTCTGTTTGAGCAGAAGGTATCGAATCAGATATATGAGCCCTGCAATAATAATGAACGCCATAATGCACCAGGATAGCGTGCTTAATGTTGAGACAAAGTTGAGCGATTCTACAGAAAAATGATATGAGGGAACTAATACGCTTACAGGATTAATAAGGAGCTTAAAGACATACTGGGGAAATAGCCCTATGAGCAAGGTGAAAATAGCCAGAACAACCATTGATACAAGCATTGCCGGTGATATGTCGTTTA
The Candidatus Margulisiibacteriota bacterium DNA segment above includes these coding regions:
- a CDS encoding hydrogenase; the encoded protein is MDNAGELSSTRKERSMLLAILNILFLLIVPFLFIGIINRTKAFWAGRRGAPVIQPIYDFIKLINKGEVISTTSSYIFKVYPVITYASIIFAGLLIPIISHKSVLDFKLNFILFAYILAFGKFFALIGAMDTGSSFEGIGASREVTFSTIAEPAFFIVIASFVALTGNYSFNDIFLFLQKSNTFVYLITVLSAVTFFIILLVEGSRVPVDDPNTHLELTMIHEVMVLDNSGPDLAFICHGAAIKMTIFAILIANLLLPERIGIIYSSLLLLVIISAISIVIGTIESLVARLRMTHVPQFIFISISVSLIMLSATLLFIYGGAK
- a CDS encoding hydrogenase, encoding MIELLLLLPVALSILMYAFKHKKFNSAVSVCYSIIYLLITFSFITKPAQFTVYFAVDALNLLFLTLLAILYLGVSLYSLSYIDASKLSPKDHTIYFIFLLLFVTSMTGALLSTHLGLLWVFIEATTLTSSYLIYFNKNKSALEAAWKYIFICSIGIAISYVGIILISFAAGNTNSLFFSDLYANASQFIPFWLKLAFVFTLMGFGTKMGLAPVHAWLPDAHSEAPSPVSALLSGALLNTSFLAILRVFKIMELANMAKTAQILLLIMGMLSILISAVFIMKAKNYKRMLAYSSIENMGIIVLGIGSGGIGYFAALLQLIAHSFAKAAFFLTSGNILKRYNSKKIENISAIMKKDTMTGWLWIICFGAIIGLPPLPAFFSEFLILRSMIEHGYLAIVIVVLLLFIFIIYGMGTSILKMLYAKGNEEISDAKLGILYYLPQIAFIVILVILGTYMPEFVYEMIKNAASAI
- a CDS encoding NADH:ubiquinone oxidoreductase, coding for MIDSLLIRLHQGNQAIPDLKTAKIHEKYRGFPVINDESCNECTKCMDICPTKAITDSPYSIDLGKCNFCGDCARECQSKKISFTNFFKTATTSRNYLTIKESSTVKDYYKNAVSVNEKIKKLFGRSLKLRQVSAAGCNGCEMELNACSNVNFDMGRFGIEFVASPRHADGIVITGPISENMVKALEDTFMSTPDPKIVILVGSCAISGGIFADSPAVNRKFLEQHPVDLYVPGCPPHPLTFINGIVDFLGR
- a CDS encoding hydrogenase encodes the protein MNNWFQTNNCTGISLKSIPLLTLTELRKEIVDQCTDNNKRLVSFFGTKREKGIILYVILAHDETSTLYITSADYDKSKQCTSITKSVPSFHIFERELFEEFGITPEEHPWLKPVRYAGNRCDKDLTIENFPFFTMTGDEVHEVAVGPVHAGIIEPGHFRFMCHGEKIYHLEIQLGYQHRGIEALIIKESPSSMVHLAESIAGDSVIAHGSAYAHALETLSRTTISKRAMIIRSIALELERIAMHIGDLGAIANDVAYLIGSAFYGARRTLVINTTQAICGNRLGRGLVRTGGVTSDIDGFLASQIRSTLATIYEDITFMSEKMFAAPSVLSRLEQTGIVLPKQAKKIGLTGMAARASGIAIDTRTDHPSGAYRNHPVNKMVLTGGDVFARTYIRYLEVLKSIELINELLDSMQDESVFKVPGQQLEPESMVISMTEGWRGEVTHIALTDTKGDIIRYKIKDPSFNNWIGLALSVRNNGISDFPLCNKSFNLSYCGNDL